In Deferribacter desulfuricans SSM1, the following are encoded in one genomic region:
- a CDS encoding lysophospholipid acyltransferase family protein, which translates to MILSLYCWLALYICTALIIIIGAPFEIFRIKFSNRSFYRKLGYYWGVWCLKSTFTKYKVSGLENIDFKKNYIVMGNHLSYFDIFLVFVALKDKVVFMAKKELFSLPFFGWVLKRMDFIPVNRENPREALKSLIAASKLLKEGDSILMFPEGTRSKDGKLQEFKQGGFILAKRSNLDILPFVIKGTDKVLRKDSKKINPFQKVEIKILPPISSQDKKTGELLVAVREAIESELNG; encoded by the coding sequence GTGATTCTTAGTTTATATTGTTGGTTAGCCTTATACATCTGTACCGCTTTGATTATAATTATTGGTGCACCGTTTGAAATTTTTAGAATAAAATTTAGTAATAGAAGTTTTTATAGGAAGCTTGGTTATTACTGGGGAGTTTGGTGTCTAAAAAGTACTTTTACTAAGTACAAAGTTTCCGGATTAGAAAATATTGATTTCAAGAAAAACTACATAGTGATGGGGAATCATTTAAGTTATTTTGACATTTTTTTAGTTTTTGTTGCATTAAAAGACAAAGTAGTTTTTATGGCTAAAAAGGAGCTATTTAGTTTACCATTTTTTGGTTGGGTTTTAAAAAGGATGGATTTTATACCGGTTAATAGAGAAAATCCTAGAGAAGCTTTAAAAAGTCTTATAGCAGCTTCTAAGTTATTAAAAGAAGGGGATTCTATTCTTATGTTTCCTGAAGGCACAAGATCTAAAGATGGTAAATTACAAGAATTTAAACAGGGTGGTTTTATTTTAGCAAAAAGGTCAAATCTTGATATACTGCCTTTTGTGATAAAAGGAACTGATAAAGTATTAAGAAAAGATAGTAAAAAAATTAACCCTTTTCAGAAGGTTGAAATAAAGATATTACCACCAATTTCATCTCAGGATAAAAAAACTGGTGAGCTATTGGTCGCTGTAAGAGAGGCAATTGAGTCAGAGTTAAATGGTTAA
- a CDS encoding dihydrolipoyl dehydrogenase family protein, which translates to MNKYDVIILGAGPAGIASAKRLADFGKKLLIIDSSIGASYLQKGSVLSNSVLYYSYLYDIFQSKIRNFLNIDAKDVSIDLKKLKKQIDNIRNKLSKTFINEISNHQNIDICHSEAEFASEKSVLADGKEFFFENLIIATGSNPINLKTTNKINFLSLENFLNVKSIPEKIAIIGGGYIGVEIAMIFKRFGSQVIIIEKNDRLLKDFDDFIVKKFEDNIKKDGVEVLKNCYPDKIEKIGNKTIIFLCNGEQIETNEIFVAIGRKPNIDNLKLENAQIKLTKDGNIKLNRYLQTTNKSVYVIGDATGFNMFVNWSYKSSEIVCENILGGKKSYKNVIIPKLIYSDPEIAGIGLTEIEAKNQKYDYGVVKYNYADVEKSAILGYSKGIIKVIFDKKSNRVIGAHILGKSASELINVFGLMIQLKVDVDKMKECIFNNPLFASILTDISEAIKEKISDS; encoded by the coding sequence ATGAATAAATATGATGTAATTATTCTTGGTGCTGGTCCTGCTGGTATAGCTTCAGCTAAGAGATTAGCTGATTTTGGGAAAAAGTTGTTAATTATAGATTCCAGTATTGGTGCAAGCTATTTACAAAAGGGGAGTGTTTTATCCAATTCTGTTTTGTATTATAGTTATTTGTATGATATCTTTCAAAGCAAAATAAGAAATTTTTTAAATATTGATGCAAAAGATGTTTCTATAGATTTGAAGAAATTAAAAAAACAAATTGATAATATAAGGAATAAGTTATCAAAAACTTTTATTAATGAAATATCTAATCATCAAAACATTGATATTTGCCATTCAGAAGCGGAATTTGCTAGTGAAAAAAGTGTGTTAGCAGATGGCAAAGAGTTTTTTTTTGAAAATCTTATAATAGCCACAGGATCAAATCCTATAAATCTAAAAACCACTAACAAAATAAACTTTTTAAGTTTAGAGAATTTTCTTAATGTAAAATCTATACCTGAAAAGATTGCAATTATCGGTGGTGGCTATATCGGTGTAGAAATTGCAATGATTTTTAAAAGGTTTGGTTCACAAGTAATTATTATAGAAAAAAATGATAGATTATTAAAAGATTTCGATGACTTTATAGTTAAAAAGTTTGAAGATAATATAAAAAAGGATGGGGTAGAAGTTTTAAAAAATTGTTACCCTGACAAAATAGAAAAAATAGGTAATAAAACGATTATATTTTTATGTAATGGCGAGCAAATTGAAACAAATGAAATTTTTGTAGCAATTGGTAGAAAACCTAATATCGACAATTTAAAGTTAGAAAATGCTCAGATTAAATTAACAAAAGATGGAAATATCAAATTGAACAGATATCTTCAAACTACAAATAAGTCAGTTTATGTGATTGGTGATGCGACTGGCTTTAATATGTTTGTAAATTGGTCATATAAATCTTCGGAAATAGTGTGTGAAAATATATTGGGTGGTAAGAAAAGTTATAAAAATGTAATAATACCAAAACTTATCTATTCAGATCCTGAAATAGCTGGCATAGGTTTAACGGAGATTGAGGCTAAAAATCAAAAATATGATTATGGCGTAGTTAAGTACAATTATGCTGATGTTGAAAAATCGGCAATACTGGGTTATTCAAAGGGGATTATTAAAGTTATTTTTGATAAGAAAAGTAATAGAGTGATAGGTGCTCATATCTTAGGTAAAAGTGCTTCAGAATTAATAAATGTGTTTGGTTTAATGATTCAATTAAAAGTTGATGTGGATAAAATGAAAGAGTGTATATTTAATAACCCTTTATTTGCCTCTATCCTTACAGATATTAGTGAGGCGATTAAGGAGAAAATAAGTGATTCTTAG
- the ahcY gene encoding adenosylhomocysteinase, producing the protein MDFDIKDIGLAEIGKKRILWADKDMPVLRKIRDRFEKEKPLDSIKMSCCLHVTAETANLVRTLKAGGADVVLCASNPLSTQDDVAASLVKDFEIPVFAIKGEDNESYYKHIKSAIEHSPNITMDDGADLVSEILKNYPELHGQILGSMEETTTGVIRLKAMEKDGVLKFPVIAVNDVQTKFMFDNRYGTGQSTLDGIIRATDVLLAGKVFVVAGYGWCGRGLAERARGMGANVIVTEVNPIRALEAAMDGFRVMKMIDAVKEADIVCTVTGDIHVLRREHFEVMKDGCYICNSGHFDVEIDIPALESLATEINKNVRNFVDEYVLKDGRKLYLLAEGRLVNLGAAEGHPANVMDMSFATQALASEYVLKNKGKLDKKVYVLPKEIEDDIAFTKLETMGITIDELTEEQKEYLSSWEIGT; encoded by the coding sequence ATGGATTTTGATATAAAAGATATAGGACTTGCAGAAATTGGTAAAAAGAGGATTTTGTGGGCTGATAAAGATATGCCTGTTTTGAGAAAAATTAGAGATAGATTTGAAAAGGAAAAGCCTTTAGATAGCATTAAAATGTCATGCTGTTTGCATGTTACTGCTGAAACAGCAAATTTAGTTAGGACTTTGAAAGCTGGTGGAGCAGATGTTGTTTTATGTGCATCTAATCCTCTATCTACTCAAGATGATGTAGCCGCATCACTTGTGAAGGATTTTGAAATACCTGTTTTTGCTATAAAAGGTGAAGATAACGAAAGTTATTATAAACATATAAAAAGCGCTATAGAGCATTCACCAAATATTACTATGGATGATGGTGCTGATCTGGTTAGCGAAATCTTAAAGAATTATCCTGAGTTACATGGACAAATCTTAGGTAGTATGGAAGAGACTACCACAGGTGTAATTAGATTAAAAGCTATGGAGAAAGATGGAGTATTAAAATTTCCTGTTATAGCTGTAAATGATGTTCAAACAAAATTTATGTTTGACAATAGGTATGGTACAGGGCAGTCTACATTGGATGGGATTATAAGAGCTACAGATGTGCTTTTAGCTGGGAAAGTTTTTGTTGTAGCAGGTTATGGATGGTGTGGTAGAGGTTTGGCAGAAAGAGCAAGGGGGATGGGAGCAAATGTTATTGTTACAGAAGTAAACCCAATTCGTGCGTTAGAAGCAGCAATGGATGGTTTTAGAGTGATGAAAATGATTGATGCAGTTAAAGAGGCTGATATTGTTTGTACTGTAACTGGAGATATACATGTTTTGAGAAGAGAGCATTTTGAAGTAATGAAAGATGGTTGTTATATTTGTAATTCTGGGCATTTCGATGTAGAAATAGATATCCCTGCATTAGAAAGTTTGGCTACAGAAATAAATAAAAATGTTAGAAATTTTGTAGATGAATATGTTTTAAAAGATGGTAGAAAATTGTATTTATTGGCTGAAGGAAGATTGGTAAATCTTGGCGCTGCCGAAGGGCATCCGGCAAATGTTATGGATATGAGTTTTGCTACTCAAGCTTTGGCTTCTGAATACGTTTTGAAAAACAAAGGTAAATTAGATAAAAAAGTTTATGTGTTACCTAAAGAGATTGAGGATGATATTGCTTTTACAAAATTAGAGACAATGGGTATAACAATTGATGAATTAACTGAGGAACAAAAAGAGTATCTCTCTTCATGGGAAATTGGTACATAA
- the metK gene encoding methionine adenosyltransferase, producing the protein MERKKYVFTSESVTEGHPDKVADQISDAILDAMLKDDPYSRVACETMVTTGLAVVAGEITTRTYVDIPGLVRETIKEIGYTRAKYGFDYETCAVITTIDKQSPDIAMGVDTGGAGDQGLMFGFACDETEELMPLPIMLAHKICKQLSVVRKQGILDYLRPDGKSQVTIQYEGFKPVKIDTIVVSTQHSPDVKLKDLKEDVIEKVIKPVVPQELLDEEHVTYHINPTGRFVIGGPMGDCGLTGRKIIVDTYGGVGRHGGGCFSGKDPSKVDRSAAYAARWVAKNIVAAGLARRCEIQLAYAIGVAYPVSIMVNTFGTGIIPDEEIEKIVKQVFDLTPKGIIEALDLRKPIYKQTAAYGHFGRKEFSWEQTNKADELKELAGKLGA; encoded by the coding sequence ATGGAAAGAAAAAAATATGTTTTTACTTCAGAATCTGTGACAGAGGGGCATCCAGATAAGGTCGCTGATCAGATTTCCGATGCAATATTAGATGCTATGTTAAAAGATGATCCATATAGTAGGGTAGCATGTGAAACTATGGTTACAACTGGTTTAGCAGTTGTAGCTGGAGAAATTACCACAAGAACTTATGTTGATATTCCTGGTTTAGTGAGGGAAACAATAAAAGAGATAGGTTATACCCGTGCAAAATATGGTTTTGATTATGAAACTTGTGCCGTAATAACAACAATAGATAAGCAATCACCTGATATTGCTATGGGAGTTGATACTGGTGGCGCTGGTGATCAGGGGTTAATGTTTGGTTTTGCTTGTGACGAAACCGAGGAGCTGATGCCTTTACCTATTATGTTAGCTCATAAAATATGTAAGCAACTGAGTGTAGTAAGGAAACAAGGTATATTAGATTATTTAAGACCAGATGGTAAATCGCAGGTAACGATACAGTATGAAGGGTTTAAACCTGTAAAAATTGATACTATAGTTGTTTCAACTCAGCACTCCCCAGATGTTAAGTTAAAAGATTTAAAAGAGGATGTTATTGAGAAAGTGATAAAGCCAGTTGTTCCTCAAGAGCTGCTTGATGAGGAGCATGTGACATATCATATAAACCCTACCGGTAGATTTGTAATAGGTGGACCTATGGGGGATTGTGGTCTTACGGGTAGAAAAATTATTGTTGACACTTATGGTGGTGTAGGAAGACATGGTGGTGGATGTTTTAGTGGAAAAGATCCATCAAAAGTGGATAGAAGTGCAGCTTATGCAGCAAGATGGGTAGCAAAAAATATAGTTGCAGCAGGTTTAGCAAGAAGGTGTGAGATACAGCTTGCTTATGCAATAGGGGTTGCTTATCCTGTATCTATTATGGTTAACACTTTTGGGACAGGTATAATCCCAGATGAAGAGATCGAAAAAATTGTAAAACAAGTTTTTGATTTAACTCCAAAAGGTATTATAGAAGCTCTTGATTTGAGAAAACCGATTTATAAACAAACTGCAGCTTATGGGCATTTTGGTAGGAAAGAATTTAGCTGGGAGCAAACAAACAAAGCTGATGAGCTTAAAGAGCTAGCTGGAAAATTGGGAGCCTAA
- the rimI gene encoding ribosomal protein S18-alanine N-acetyltransferase, with protein sequence MIRLATHNDLEDIYNIEVEVYDDPWSLESFENELESSTSYVYVYEEEQIIGFVIYWDLGEEVEIANIAVKKSFQGKGVGRKLLDFVLNNTDALYYYLEVESNNEKAIKLYTSFGFLEYNFRKHYYGLNRHAKLMKLIKG encoded by the coding sequence TTGATAAGGCTAGCAACGCATAACGATTTGGAAGATATTTACAATATTGAAGTGGAAGTGTATGATGATCCATGGTCATTAGAAAGTTTTGAAAATGAATTGGAAAGTTCAACATCATATGTTTATGTATATGAAGAAGAGCAGATTATAGGGTTTGTTATCTACTGGGATTTGGGAGAGGAGGTAGAAATAGCAAATATAGCTGTTAAAAAATCTTTCCAAGGTAAAGGGGTTGGAAGAAAGTTGCTTGATTTTGTATTGAATAATACTGATGCTTTGTATTACTATTTAGAAGTGGAATCAAATAATGAGAAAGCTATAAAATTATACACAAGTTTTGGGTTTTTAGAATATAATTTTAGAAAACATTATTATGGACTTAACAGACATGCTAAATTAATGAAATTAATTAAGGGGTGA
- the tsaB gene encoding tRNA (adenosine(37)-N6)-threonylcarbamoyltransferase complex dimerization subunit type 1 TsaB: protein MRALFLDTSSNYLSMAVYEEDKLLHSSTTLLYNRFNEELLDYLDFVLKKINISINDIEVFYVVSGPGSFTGIRIGVSTLLGLALSQDKSLYGITSLDATALVINKFYLKDKFTLKYKLRLNEYAVRSYDFSTMNFSEYLVKDIKEISEEAINLSDLEIPLTYSIMNKNFEQFIVSYNPFYMRKSQAEINFDKASNA, encoded by the coding sequence ATGAGAGCTTTGTTTTTAGATACATCTTCAAATTACCTTTCAATGGCTGTTTATGAAGAGGATAAATTGTTACATTCCTCTACTACTTTATTATATAACAGATTTAATGAAGAACTGTTGGATTATTTAGATTTTGTTCTTAAAAAGATTAACATTTCAATAAACGATATAGAAGTTTTTTATGTTGTTTCTGGTCCTGGATCTTTTACTGGTATAAGAATTGGGGTATCAACATTATTAGGTTTGGCATTATCTCAAGATAAGAGTCTTTATGGAATAACCTCTTTAGATGCTACAGCACTGGTTATTAACAAATTTTATTTAAAAGATAAGTTTACATTAAAATATAAGTTAAGATTAAATGAGTATGCAGTTAGGAGCTATGATTTTTCTACAATGAATTTTAGTGAATATTTAGTGAAAGATATCAAAGAAATAAGTGAAGAAGCTATAAACCTTTCTGATTTAGAGATACCTTTGACTTATTCTATAATGAATAAAAATTTTGAACAATTTATAGTAAGTTATAATCCTTTTTATATGAGGAAATCTCAGGCAGAGATAAACTTTGATAAGGCTAGCAACGCATAA
- the dut gene encoding dUTP diphosphatase: protein MKSVRIKVKCLDKDLLPSYQSVGSSGLDLRSAVELTVYPGKISLVPTGLYLEIPLGYEAQIRPRSGLALKHGITVLNTPGTIDADYRGEIKVILINLSDNPFVVRKGDRIAQMVISEVIRAELELTDKVTETDRGEGGFGSTGID, encoded by the coding sequence ATGAAAAGCGTCAGAATAAAAGTAAAATGTCTAGATAAGGATTTGTTGCCGAGTTATCAGTCGGTTGGTTCGAGTGGATTAGACTTGCGTTCAGCTGTAGAGCTAACTGTATATCCAGGAAAAATATCTCTTGTGCCTACAGGACTTTATTTGGAGATTCCATTAGGTTATGAAGCTCAGATTAGGCCAAGGAGTGGTTTAGCACTAAAACATGGTATAACAGTTTTGAATACACCCGGTACAATAGATGCTGACTATAGAGGTGAAATAAAGGTTATTCTGATAAATTTAAGTGATAATCCGTTTGTTGTGCGAAAAGGTGACAGAATCGCTCAAATGGTAATATCAGAGGTGATTAGAGCTGAACTGGAACTAACTGATAAAGTTACAGAGACTGATAGAGGTGAAGGTGGCTTTGGTTCAACCGGTATTGACTAA
- the pnp gene encoding polyribonucleotide nucleotidyltransferase, with amino-acid sequence MEKKIFNYEVKLTEDSEPIIFETGWKAKQANGSIWIKQGGSVVLVTAVASKEASENLDFFPLTVNYIEKFYAVGKIPGGFIKREGKPSDKETLISRLIDRPIRPLFPEGFRNETQIIATVVSSDQVNSTDILALNAASAALMISDIPFEGPIGAVRVGKINGEYVINPSAAIFDDLEMNIVVAGTEDSIVMVEAGMKNCSEEDVVNALEFGHEAIKKLVEVQKRMRDEIGKEKFEYMDFSVSEDDLNKLYDEIGDKLKEAVLIPGKLEKYEAIDKVKEEYFEKLKEELGDEFEENKGYYNELYQEVEKKVFRDITLNSGKRVDGRTYTEIRPIDIEVDLLPCAHGSALFTRGETQALVTATLGTKFDSQLLDDLEGETYKRFMLHYNFPPFSVGEIGFLRAPGRREIGHGFLAERALASMLPGEDEFPYTIRVVSEILESNGSSSMATVCGGSLALMDAGVPIKDVVAGIAMGLIYEGDDNYVILSDIMGIEDHLGDMDFKVTGTETGITALQMDIKIKGLKREILEKALAQAKEGRLFILQKMKAVLAKPREEVSPKAPRFVKVKINPEKVGLLIGPAGKTIKSIIDKTGVKIDILEEGELHIFGNNKEAIDSAIEMIEAVTQELTVGKIYNAKVKRVVDYGAFVELFPGVEGLLHVSQFSKERIENIRDHVKVGDSLDVEYLGKDDQGRIKLSRKNLV; translated from the coding sequence ATGGAAAAGAAAATATTTAATTATGAAGTGAAGTTAACCGAAGATAGTGAGCCTATAATTTTTGAAACAGGATGGAAAGCAAAACAAGCTAATGGTAGTATATGGATTAAACAGGGTGGCTCAGTTGTATTGGTAACAGCTGTTGCTTCAAAAGAAGCATCCGAAAACCTTGACTTTTTCCCACTAACCGTAAACTACATAGAGAAGTTTTATGCTGTTGGGAAAATCCCTGGTGGATTTATAAAAAGAGAAGGTAAGCCGAGTGATAAGGAAACACTGATATCTAGATTAATTGATAGACCTATAAGGCCACTTTTCCCTGAAGGGTTTAGAAATGAAACGCAGATTATTGCAACGGTGGTATCAAGCGACCAGGTTAACTCTACAGATATTTTAGCTTTAAATGCGGCAAGTGCAGCGTTGATGATTTCTGATATCCCTTTTGAAGGGCCAATTGGTGCAGTAAGGGTTGGCAAAATTAATGGTGAGTATGTAATTAATCCTTCTGCTGCTATTTTTGATGATTTAGAGATGAATATCGTTGTTGCTGGTACAGAAGATTCTATAGTAATGGTTGAAGCTGGGATGAAAAACTGCAGTGAAGAAGATGTAGTTAATGCTCTTGAATTTGGTCATGAGGCTATTAAAAAGTTAGTTGAAGTTCAAAAAAGGATGAGAGATGAGATTGGCAAAGAAAAATTTGAGTATATGGATTTCTCTGTTTCTGAAGATGACTTAAATAAGTTATACGATGAGATAGGTGATAAGTTAAAAGAAGCTGTTTTGATCCCTGGTAAGTTGGAAAAATATGAGGCGATAGATAAGGTAAAAGAAGAGTATTTTGAGAAACTCAAAGAAGAACTTGGTGATGAGTTTGAAGAGAATAAAGGTTACTATAATGAACTTTATCAAGAAGTAGAAAAGAAAGTTTTTAGAGATATAACATTGAATTCTGGTAAAAGGGTCGATGGAAGGACTTATACTGAAATAAGACCAATAGATATCGAAGTTGATTTGCTTCCATGTGCCCATGGTTCAGCTCTTTTTACTAGAGGCGAAACACAGGCATTAGTAACCGCTACTCTTGGGACAAAGTTTGATAGTCAACTTTTAGATGATTTAGAAGGTGAAACGTATAAGAGATTTATGTTGCATTATAATTTTCCACCATTTTCAGTAGGTGAGATAGGTTTTCTAAGAGCCCCAGGTAGAAGAGAAATCGGACACGGTTTTTTAGCAGAAAGAGCTCTTGCATCCATGTTGCCAGGTGAAGATGAATTCCCTTATACAATTCGAGTCGTTTCTGAAATACTTGAGTCTAATGGCTCATCTTCTATGGCTACGGTTTGTGGTGGTTCTTTAGCATTGATGGATGCGGGTGTTCCAATAAAGGATGTTGTAGCTGGTATTGCAATGGGGCTTATTTACGAAGGTGATGATAATTATGTAATATTAAGTGATATTATGGGGATTGAAGATCATTTAGGTGATATGGATTTTAAGGTGACTGGTACTGAAACTGGTATAACAGCTCTACAAATGGATATAAAAATAAAAGGGTTAAAAAGAGAGATTTTAGAGAAAGCTCTTGCTCAGGCAAAAGAAGGTAGATTATTTATACTTCAAAAAATGAAAGCTGTTTTAGCAAAACCTAGAGAAGAAGTTTCACCTAAAGCTCCAAGATTTGTTAAGGTTAAGATAAACCCAGAAAAAGTTGGTTTGTTAATTGGTCCAGCTGGAAAAACTATTAAATCGATAATTGATAAAACTGGTGTGAAAATAGATATTTTAGAAGAAGGTGAGCTTCATATTTTTGGTAATAATAAAGAAGCGATAGATAGTGCCATTGAGATGATTGAAGCTGTTACTCAAGAGTTGACAGTTGGTAAAATCTACAACGCAAAAGTCAAAAGAGTTGTTGATTATGGTGCTTTTGTAGAGCTATTCCCTGGTGTAGAAGGGCTTTTGCATGTTTCTCAGTTTAGCAAAGAGAGAATTGAGAATATAAGGGACCATGTAAAAGTTGGTGATTCTTTAGATGTCGAATATCTTGGTAAAGATGATCAGGGTAGAATAAAATTAAGTAGAAAAAATTTGGTGTAA
- the rpsO gene encoding 30S ribosomal protein S15, which produces MALDSVKKQEIIEKFKRHEGDTGSPEVQVALLTERIKYLTEHFKQHPKDHHSRRGLLMLVGQRRKLLDYLRKKDFNRYKNLIEALGLRK; this is translated from the coding sequence ATGGCTTTAGATTCAGTAAAAAAACAAGAGATTATTGAGAAATTCAAAAGACATGAAGGGGATACTGGTTCTCCTGAAGTTCAGGTAGCTCTTTTAACTGAGAGGATTAAGTATTTAACTGAGCATTTTAAACAGCATCCAAAAGATCATCATTCAAGAAGAGGGCTTTTGATGCTTGTTGGTCAAAGAAGGAAGCTTCTTGACTATCTTAGAAAGAAAGACTTTAACAGGTATAAAAATCTGATTGAGGCACTTGGATTAAGGAAGTAA
- the truB gene encoding tRNA pseudouridine(55) synthase TruB has protein sequence MILNGIVVLYKEKNISSFKAIDKLRKILNVKKCGHTGTLDPIAEGVLPVCLNKATKLIKYLNENEKEYIAELRLGIKTDTFDITGETIDENSDNIPLKEEINNVLSGMIGNIELPVPKFSAVKINGERAYKLARENKDFDAGTRISIIYHIELIDYSYPNCVIKILCSRGTYVRSFINELGNRLGCFATMTNLLRTKSGVFNIKQSYKLEQIEEMIKNDDYSFMLDIKEVLNFPVAVVKDEFLKLAKNGGKLRRTMYLKFPLTQDYNHYFMSDIKGNIFAIAKKVEGSVYPLKIEHVL, from the coding sequence ATGATTCTTAACGGCATTGTAGTCTTATATAAAGAAAAAAATATCAGCTCATTTAAAGCGATTGATAAACTAAGAAAAATTTTAAATGTGAAGAAGTGTGGCCATACGGGTACGCTTGATCCGATTGCGGAAGGTGTTTTACCTGTGTGTTTGAACAAAGCAACTAAGCTTATCAAATACTTAAATGAAAATGAAAAAGAGTATATAGCTGAACTAAGATTGGGGATTAAAACAGATACATTTGATATTACTGGTGAAACTATTGATGAAAATAGTGATAATATTCCCTTAAAAGAGGAAATAAATAATGTTTTATCTGGGATGATTGGTAATATAGAGCTTCCTGTGCCAAAATTTTCAGCAGTGAAAATAAATGGTGAAAGAGCTTATAAATTAGCTAGAGAAAATAAAGATTTTGATGCTGGTACTCGTATTTCAATTATTTATCATATAGAATTGATAGATTATAGTTATCCAAACTGTGTAATTAAAATATTGTGCTCAAGAGGTACGTATGTAAGAAGTTTTATAAATGAGCTAGGTAATAGGCTTGGGTGTTTTGCTACAATGACTAATTTATTAAGGACTAAAAGTGGTGTGTTTAATATAAAGCAATCCTATAAGCTTGAGCAAATTGAGGAAATGATTAAGAATGATGATTACTCTTTTATGCTTGATATTAAAGAAGTTTTAAATTTTCCAGTAGCGGTTGTAAAAGATGAGTTTTTAAAACTTGCTAAAAATGGGGGGAAACTTAGAAGGACAATGTATTTAAAATTTCCACTTACGCAAGATTATAATCATTATTTTATGTCTGATATAAAAGGGAATATTTTTGCTATTGCAAAAAAAGTTGAAGGTTCTGTTTATCCGTTAAAGATTGAGCATGTGTTATAA
- the rbfA gene encoding 30S ribosome-binding factor RbfA, whose translation MEKGYRARRVSELIREELSKLIIYEVKDPLVKSVIITAVKVSNDLSLAKIYFRSYDLEMDLNDVLKGLNRSKGFLRENIKKSLRLKKIPSLEFYIDDVVDEGLKIDNIIKKLHDS comes from the coding sequence ATGGAAAAAGGGTACAGAGCAAGAAGAGTATCAGAGTTAATTAGAGAAGAATTATCAAAACTTATTATTTATGAAGTTAAAGACCCTTTAGTTAAATCTGTGATAATTACTGCTGTAAAGGTAAGTAATGATCTAAGTTTAGCTAAAATATATTTTAGATCTTATGATTTGGAAATGGATTTAAATGATGTTTTGAAGGGTTTGAATAGAAGTAAAGGGTTTTTACGAGAAAATATCAAAAAATCCTTAAGGCTGAAGAAGATTCCGTCATTAGAATTTTATATTGATGATGTAGTTGATGAGGGTTTAAAAATAGATAATATTATTAAAAAGCTTCATGATTCTTAA
- a CDS encoding DUF503 domain-containing protein, whose translation MKNNTCIIGSLVFEIEIPDAFSLKEKRRVLNSLKTKIKNKFNVSISEIGEKDIWNRSVLAVVTVSDSRNFVDEILQKVVNFFENFAYINILSIREEIL comes from the coding sequence ATGAAAAATAATACATGTATAATAGGCTCTCTGGTGTTTGAAATAGAAATTCCTGATGCTTTTTCTTTAAAAGAGAAAAGGAGAGTTTTAAACAGTTTAAAAACTAAGATTAAAAATAAATTTAATGTTTCTATTTCTGAAATTGGTGAGAAAGATATTTGGAATAGAAGTGTGTTAGCAGTAGTTACTGTTTCTGATAGTAGAAACTTTGTGGATGAAATTTTACAAAAGGTTGTGAATTTTTTTGAAAATTTTGCTTATATTAATATTTTAAGTATAAGAGAGGAAATTTTATAG